AGATCGTCACGCAATACGCTAAAGCGGAAGGCTTGCGGCTTTGCTGCTAGTGAATTAATGACATGGCGATAATCAATGCGACGCGCACGCATCTTTTTTGATGCATAAACCCGTGGTAAGCAAAGCACTTCTGTTTGTGCTAAATAAAGCCGCAACGTATCATGAGAAAGGTGCGCACAAAGGGTGCTGCCGATCAAGCGTGATGGCACACTGTACGTTACCCGCTTGATATCAATCGTTGAACTGCGTGTCACCTTGACGCTATGAACGGTATAATCCATGAATCTGCTGTTCGGTAATGGTTGCAAGTGCGTCATTTCCTCTTGCCAAAGGTTTCGCGTTTGCTCGTTAAGTCTGGCAATGCAACGTTCAATAAATTGCTGATACTCCTTAATGCTTTGAAAGTCAGAGCTGCCACGTAAGCGTAATCCTTGAGAAATACGGTGTTTCAGCGAGCGGTGTGCGGTCTCAATTGCACCATTCTCGTGAGAAACTCCCTTGTTATTGCGAGAGGCTTCAATTCCGTAATGCTCACAGAGGGCTTTGTAATTGCGCGTAAGTTCTTCTTGCTCGGAAGCATTATTGAATGCCGCACTTAAGCTGTCGGTGCGGTGCTCTATCGGACAACCACCCAAGCGGCTGAACGCATTTTGCAATCCATCCGCAAGCGCGCTGTAACTCTCGCCGCCTTGAATTACTTGAGCGTACCGCCAACCACTGGACGCAAGTCGGAACTGGTAGAGTAAATGCGCAAATGGCTCCTTGCGTAATGTAATAGCGTCGTTTGGGTGTGAAAAATCTGATAACCCCATCCGGCCAAAAGGAACATCCTGCCGAAAGATAGCTTCCTTTGCGTTTCCCTGTGTTGCCCGAAAAAACTTTACCCGACGCTGAATGGTCCGCAAAAGACAAGATGGATACTCCCCAGGATATTTATCGTCGAGATACTCCCACAATGTCAGACCGGATAATTCAGGCTTATCTTGCAGTAAAGGAAGAAGTTCTGAATCCCATACTGAACTAAGCGGATCATGACGCGTGCGCCATGGGCGCACATGTGGTGTTGTGTCTGGAGGTGCTTGATCAAGTCGGCGTGCTGTTCTCGTACTCATGCCTGCTTTTGCTGCGCTGAGTGTTTGCGTTTGTCCCTTGTTGCGATGTTGCATGTAAAGCATCCTTTGCTGATGAGTGATGGGTTTGTAGGACAACGAAATACTCCTTGATGAATATTTCGTCAGTGTAGTCCACTCATGCGGCCAAGGTAATTGTCGTCAGGAGGACAAGGTAATTGTCGCCCAACAGGGTCTTTGCGAATTTCTGACGCACGCATGAGTGTCCGCATATCATCCTCGGCTCTCCATTTCTTATCCTCGCTCAACGCTGCTGCCTTAGTACCCATTGATTCCTCCTCCATCGTTTTCAGGGGTTCGAATACCCTGATTTATACCAACACCCGGATTCGCCGGAGTGAGTGGGTTCGTGTTTTGTGGTGCATCTATCATTTGACCACCCATGTCTCCCGCAATTTGCGGAACAATTGGCGCCTGATCTTTATCCTGAAATCCTGCCGAGAGCAGCAACGCGTCGGCTACAGGAACCACCTGCGGCATACCAGCAATCACCATCGCCGACTGCATCGCCGAGTATTGCGCCTCAACCGACTTCGCCACAGCGTCAGCCCTTGTTTTCTCAGCCTGTGCATCGATTTGGCGAACCTTCGCATCGTTGAGCGGATCAGTAGCCTCAGCTTGATTATTGAGTGCTTCGATAACCTCCCGCTTTTTCGCCAGTGATGACGTTTCAATGATGAATGAGTCAGGAATTGGCACGCCCTCGCGCCGCATTTCCATGGCGTGATTAAACTCCGTATCCTCAAACGTGGTGGCAACTGGCTTCTCGCCGATAATGATCTGATACTCGCCAACGGAAATATTATTCGCCACAACCCCATCAGGCATACGCTTGTTGATCTCCAGTGGTTCGTATGTGACCTTGCCGCCGGGATCGGCATTGTTGGCGATCATGAATACCCGCTCTTCCGTGTAGAAATCTTGGAACAACTCCAGCATCTTTTGTGCAATCAGATTGCGTGTACGTGCCAGGTTATGGATAACGCCGCCGAGCTGCGTCTTCCCTTGCCACTGTTTCGACTGAATCGCTACGCCGGAAACCTCGTTGCCCTGCAATCCCTGCTGTGCATCGCTCATCCCCGTAATCTCTTTGATTGCCAAATCGGCCTCGTTGGCAATGTTCGTTACGCCCTGCGGCACGCTGTTAGGCTGAATTTTTTCTGGCTTTTGCGAACCTTTCTTGTACGTGACGACCAGCCCTGTTTTTGCGCCCTGTGATTCCAAGTCCTCCGGCGACATATTCACCAGCGAACCATCTTCGAGCATCCATCCACTATTGGCCGTGGTGTTGACAATATGCAGCGCCTGAGACTTAGATTTATTCAGCACTTCTTGTGGTGATACCGCATTATCAACCATCCCTGCGGATTTGCCGCGACGGAAATACGGAAAGAACGGCAGGATCGAGAGCGTCCGGTATGGACTCCACTCGTCGTGCAACATGACTGCTCTTGTTGATACCGACCACCGAATCCGCTTCATCATGCGCGATGCAGCAATAAACCCTTGTGCCAGCATTCTTTCGCGCTCAGTCGGCGTGTATCGCTCGGCAACCTCTATCTGCCCTGTCTTGGGATTGATCAAAACATCGCATCGCTCCAGTTTCACATACTGACGATCAATCGCCATGTAGCGAGTGACACCGCCCTCTTTCCATGTTGAGCCGCTACTACTCAGGTACTCATCCTTGTTTTCACCAAACGAATTGCGCTCTTCCGCCTCATCTTCGCTATCCTCCGGCTCTCCGGCCTGCTCGACTTCATCTGCTTTCTTCTCGCCGAAATACATGCGAATCTCATCGAGCGTGTACCAGCGCAGGATCATTACCTCGCCCCAAGTTGATGGATCATATCCATTGGCGTTCGGATCAATAACCACATCAAGCGGATCAAGGTCTCGCGCTGCCAAAACACCGAAAGCATTTTCGGTGAAATCCATATACATCTCAATGAACCCACGACGCTGAATCATCCCATCGGCGAACATCTGCGATTCGAGCCATTGCAGCTTTATTTCATCCTGCGTGTATTTCGCCAACTTTGTCAGCGTTGTCGCCAGCTCATCGCTCGTTTCTATATTGCGCGGACGGAACGCAATGTCCACTTTCGCGCCAAGTTGTTCGCCTATAGCTGTATTGACAGCAGGAAAAATCTTGTTGATCTCGACGCATGGGCGGCCTGACGCCTCTA
Above is a window of Chrysiogenes arsenatis DSM 11915 DNA encoding:
- a CDS encoding portal protein, whose translation is MATKKKQKQKQDDRTLAQDIWRRYQHGRVRGHDQYVREAKRLEDFYLGGGRQWSEKDRQAVEASGRPCVEINKIFPAVNTAIGEQLGAKVDIAFRPRNIETSDELATTLTKLAKYTQDEIKLQWLESQMFADGMIQRRGFIEMYMDFTENAFGVLAARDLDPLDVVIDPNANGYDPSTWGEVMILRWYTLDEIRMYFGEKKADEVEQAGEPEDSEDEAEERNSFGENKDEYLSSSGSTWKEGGVTRYMAIDRQYVKLERCDVLINPKTGQIEVAERYTPTERERMLAQGFIAASRMMKRIRWSVSTRAVMLHDEWSPYRTLSILPFFPYFRRGKSAGMVDNAVSPQEVLNKSKSQALHIVNTTANSGWMLEDGSLVNMSPEDLESQGAKTGLVVTYKKGSQKPEKIQPNSVPQGVTNIANEADLAIKEITGMSDAQQGLQGNEVSGVAIQSKQWQGKTQLGGVIHNLARTRNLIAQKMLELFQDFYTEERVFMIANNADPGGKVTYEPLEINKRMPDGVVANNISVGEYQIIIGEKPVATTFEDTEFNHAMEMRREGVPIPDSFIIETSSLAKKREVIEALNNQAEATDPLNDAKVRQIDAQAEKTRADAVAKSVEAQYSAMQSAMVIAGMPQVVPVADALLLSAGFQDKDQAPIVPQIAGDMGGQMIDAPQNTNPLTPANPGVGINQGIRTPENDGGGINGY
- the istA gene encoding IS21 family transposase; translation: MSYKPITHQQRMLYMQHRNKGQTQTLSAAKAGMSTRTARRLDQAPPDTTPHVRPWRTRHDPLSSVWDSELLPLLQDKPELSGLTLWEYLDDKYPGEYPSCLLRTIQRRVKFFRATQGNAKEAIFRQDVPFGRMGLSDFSHPNDAITLRKEPFAHLLYQFRLASSGWRYAQVIQGGESYSALADGLQNAFSRLGGCPIEHRTDSLSAAFNNASEQEELTRNYKALCEHYGIEASRNNKGVSHENGAIETAHRSLKHRISQGLRLRGSSDFQSIKEYQQFIERCIARLNEQTRNLWQEEMTHLQPLPNSRFMDYTVHSVKVTRSSTIDIKRVTYSVPSRLIGSTLCAHLSHDTLRLYLAQTEVLCLPRVYASKKMRARRIDYRHVINSLAAKPQAFRFSVLRDDLLPNDDYKELWAIVDQQLQSREACKWIVGVLKIASTHTTPDLFGKTLLGQGRNQTLPSLQQLHSQYLPTETQQMEVSQHSLDSYDQFITGAYQQDRRNHELCN